A genomic window from Halomonas sp. LR3S48 includes:
- the trmA gene encoding tRNA (uridine(54)-C5)-methyltransferase TrmA, with protein sequence MSIPIVDPARYDHQLEAKRERIDRQFERFAPPELEVFPSPPSHHRQRCEFRVWHEGEDLFYAMFEVDPDDPKQKRVVRLDDYPVASRRINALMPRLREALLASDVLRRRLFQVEFLTTLSGEALVTLIYHRPLDEAWEEEAKRLQQRLDILIIGRSRKQRLVLERDHVWERLEVDGRSLHYQQVENSFTQPNAEISRAMLAWARDVTRGSQDGDLVELYCGNGNFTVALAENFRRVLATEISRTSVASAQQNLAANGIGNAVVGRMSAEEFSAALKGEKGGRRVTEMALAAYDFSTVLVDPPRAGLDEESCRQLSDYSRIVYISCNPDTLERNLESLSRTHRITRFALFDQFPWTHHCECGVLLERSPA encoded by the coding sequence GTGTCCATTCCCATTGTCGACCCCGCACGCTACGACCATCAGCTCGAGGCCAAGCGCGAGCGCATCGACAGACAGTTCGAACGCTTCGCTCCGCCTGAGTTGGAGGTCTTCCCCTCGCCGCCGAGCCATCATCGGCAGCGCTGCGAGTTTCGTGTGTGGCACGAGGGTGAGGATCTTTTCTATGCCATGTTCGAGGTCGATCCCGACGACCCCAAGCAGAAGCGAGTGGTTCGCCTCGACGATTACCCGGTGGCCAGCCGGCGCATCAACGCACTGATGCCACGTCTGCGCGAGGCGCTGCTGGCAAGCGACGTGCTGCGCCGACGCCTGTTTCAGGTCGAATTCCTGACCACGCTCTCCGGGGAGGCCTTGGTCACCTTGATCTATCACCGCCCGCTGGACGAGGCATGGGAGGAGGAGGCAAAGCGGCTGCAGCAGCGGCTCGACATCCTGATCATCGGTCGCTCGCGCAAGCAGCGGCTGGTGCTAGAGCGCGACCACGTCTGGGAGCGGCTGGAGGTGGATGGCCGCTCCCTGCATTACCAGCAGGTGGAGAACAGCTTCACCCAGCCCAATGCCGAGATCAGCCGCGCCATGCTGGCCTGGGCGCGGGACGTGACCCGGGGCAGCCAGGACGGCGACCTGGTGGAACTCTACTGCGGCAACGGCAACTTCACCGTGGCACTGGCCGAGAACTTCCGCCGCGTACTGGCGACCGAGATCTCGCGCACTTCGGTGGCCAGTGCCCAGCAGAACCTGGCGGCCAACGGCATCGGCAACGCGGTAGTGGGGCGCATGTCGGCGGAGGAGTTCAGCGCCGCGCTCAAGGGTGAAAAGGGCGGCCGGCGAGTCACGGAGATGGCGCTGGCGGCGTACGATTTCTCCACCGTGCTGGTGGACCCGCCCCGTGCCGGCCTCGACGAGGAGAGCTGCCGTCAACTGAGCGATTATTCGCGGATCGTCTATATTTCATGCAACCCGGATACATTGGAACGCAACCTGGAGTCGCTGAGCCGCACTCATCGAATTACCCGTTTCGCGCTGTTCGACCAGTTTCCCTGGACCCATCACTGTGAATGCGGGGTGTTGCTGGAAAGGAGCCCCGCTTAA
- a CDS encoding quinone-dependent dihydroorotate dehydrogenase, with protein sequence MYALARSILFRFDAETAHGHALTALDLAHRFKLAGRLGGARVDDPVQLMGLRFPNRVGLAAGLDKNAEHLDSLGALGFGFVEVGTVTPKPQGGNPRPRLFRLPERGAIINRMGFNNAGVDHLVARVKAARFDGVIGINIGKNLTTPVERAVDDYLICLEKVHAHADYVAVNISSPNTPGLRNLQFGEHLEALLGTLREAGARLDQASGRRVPLAVKIAPDMSAEEVGLVAESIAASGIDAVIATNTTVSREAVAGLPHAEEQGGLSGRPVFEPSNRVIRELRHCLPELPIIGVGGIDSGEAALAKVEAGADLVQLYSGFIYRGPALIGECARALKDAR encoded by the coding sequence ATGTACGCGCTTGCCCGTTCGATCCTGTTTCGCTTCGATGCCGAAACCGCCCACGGCCATGCGCTCACCGCCCTGGACCTGGCCCATCGATTCAAGCTGGCGGGGCGCCTCGGAGGCGCACGTGTCGACGATCCGGTACAACTGATGGGGCTGCGCTTCCCCAATCGGGTAGGCCTGGCAGCGGGGTTGGACAAGAATGCCGAGCATCTCGATTCGCTGGGGGCCCTCGGTTTCGGCTTCGTCGAAGTCGGCACCGTCACGCCCAAGCCGCAGGGCGGCAACCCCAGGCCGCGCCTGTTCCGCCTGCCGGAGCGCGGCGCGATCATCAACCGCATGGGTTTCAACAACGCCGGAGTGGACCACCTGGTGGCGCGGGTCAAGGCTGCCCGTTTCGACGGTGTGATCGGCATCAACATCGGCAAGAACCTCACCACGCCGGTGGAGCGTGCCGTCGACGATTACTTGATCTGCCTGGAGAAGGTCCACGCCCATGCCGATTACGTGGCCGTGAACATCTCCTCGCCGAACACGCCGGGGCTGCGCAACCTGCAGTTCGGTGAACACCTCGAGGCGCTGTTGGGCACCCTGCGCGAGGCGGGAGCTCGGTTGGATCAGGCAAGCGGCCGGCGGGTGCCGCTGGCGGTCAAGATCGCCCCGGACATGAGCGCCGAGGAGGTGGGGCTGGTGGCCGAGAGCATTGCCGCAAGCGGCATCGATGCGGTAATCGCCACCAACACCACGGTTTCGCGCGAGGCGGTAGCCGGGCTGCCTCATGCCGAGGAGCAGGGCGGGCTCTCGGGGCGGCCGGTTTTCGAGCCTTCCAATCGTGTGATTCGCGAACTGCGGCACTGCCTCCCCGAGCTGCCAATCATCGGGGTGGGAGGTATCGACAGCGGTGAAGCGGCGCTGGCCAAGGTAGAGGCCGGGGCCGATCTGGTGCAGCTCTATTCGGGTTTCATCTATCGCGGCCCGGCGTTGATCGGCGAGTGTGCCCGGGCGCTGAAGGATGCGCGTTGA
- a CDS encoding NAD-glutamate dehydrogenase — protein MQYETIEVGRQEILKQLRERLDSRLEKARAEEVEAFARHFYATVPLEDLADRRLDDLYGATLSVWHFIQNFDHASPKVRVFNPDFEEHGWQSSHTFVAVLHEDMPFLVDSVRIELNRRGLTVHAIHNAVLAVERNRSHDLLQVGSPRDANAPAPRESLIAIEIDRHSNPGVLADIEQSLQEVLRDVRIAVGDYEAMGERARAAIAELKAGRPEQIEPSDHEEAIAFLEWLVRDNFTFLGYDAYTIESDADGDRLVKTEGSELGVFRLDLPRYQERIRTELGIEGNRFVLVPQLLSFAKSSHHARVHRPTYPDYISIDRYDEQGRVIGEHRFLGLFTSSVYNESPRNIPLLRHKLKAVMEIAGFNPKGHNGKQLLQILEVYPRDDLFQIDTQELADTALGILDIRERRRVRLFIRTDRSGRFHSCLVFVPRDVFSTDLRVRIQNLLCEELDATFGDFNTYLSESILARIQFILRFRGDVPREVNLKRLEAKVAQLARSWRDELHEALVEGFGEEQANRLMDRFRDAFPASYRDDFGSRTAVFDLQHLADLDAGEPLALTLYRLVEEEGSGVNLKLFQRDRPIPLSDVLPVMENLGLRVIGERPYEFVTPEMRYWLHDFDLEHHTATEVSLQKMREPFIEAFKRIWAGEAENDAFNRLVIAANLDWREVAMLRAYARYLKQIRFGMSQDYIATTLTSYPEITQELVTLFKLRFDPERRPDESEVQACIERINRHLDGVASLNDDQLLRRFMELIRATLRTNYYQRTVDGRYKDYIAYKLDPKRVTGMPKPRPVFEIFVCSPRVEGVHLRGGKVARGGLRWSDRQEDFRTEVLGLVKAQQVKNAVIVPVGAKGGFVCKRLPEGGDRDAIQQEGIACYKTFIRALLDVTDNLVGGDVVPPRDVVRHDDDDAYLVVAADKGTATFSDIANEISAEYGHWLGDAFASGGANGYDHKKMGITARGAWESVKRHFRNLGLNTQQEEFTVLGIGDMAGDVFGNGMLLSDKIRLLGAFNHLHIFVDPHPDAAASFAERQRMFNMPRSSWEDFDASLISEGGGVFKRSAKSIPISPQMQEVFGIEEDRLSPNDLIRAMLKSQFDLLWNGGIGTYVKGSLETDAMVGDKANDALRINGSELNCRVVGEGGNLGLTQRGRMEAAAKGVLVNTDFIDNAGGVNCSDHEVNIKILIDEVVKRGDMTEKQRNQLLADMTEEVAELVILDNYRQTQALDLSSILSRYGIGPYRRFIGELEAAGQLDRELEFLPSDEELQERANTEQGMTHPELSVLISYAKSVLKGDVLASDVPDDPYIQQYVERIFPSILVERFHDEMYAHRLKREIVTTQVANDLVDHMGIVFVRRLIDSTGASSADVARAYIIARDSFQLSDLWERIEALDNQVPSEVQYSMMLDLMRLIRRTTRWFLRQRLGLSTRDAIEYFAPRVAQLQEGIGELLRGEERSRWEQKRGELLEAGVPEELAATVAASGSLYGALGIIQAARQTDEKPQRVAEVFFEIGDRLELPWMIQQVSNLDVRDSWQAQARETFRDDIDRQQLALTTSVLKTEDGREPDERVDNWLFMHASLHERWCRLIAEVRGGSQATFPLFAVAVRELVDLAESNGET, from the coding sequence ATGCAATACGAGACGATCGAAGTTGGCCGGCAGGAAATTCTCAAGCAACTGCGCGAACGCCTGGATAGCCGACTCGAGAAGGCGAGGGCCGAAGAAGTGGAGGCCTTTGCTCGCCATTTCTATGCCACGGTTCCGCTGGAGGACCTGGCCGACCGACGGCTGGACGACCTCTATGGGGCCACCCTGTCGGTATGGCACTTCATCCAGAACTTCGATCACGCCTCGCCCAAGGTGCGCGTCTTCAATCCTGACTTCGAGGAGCACGGCTGGCAGTCCTCGCACACCTTCGTGGCCGTGTTGCACGAGGACATGCCGTTCCTGGTCGACTCGGTGCGCATCGAGCTGAATCGGCGTGGCCTGACCGTCCATGCGATCCACAATGCCGTGCTGGCGGTGGAGCGCAACCGCAGCCACGACCTGCTGCAGGTCGGTTCGCCGCGCGACGCCAATGCCCCGGCGCCTCGCGAATCGTTGATCGCCATCGAGATAGATCGTCACTCCAACCCCGGAGTGCTGGCCGATATCGAGCAGTCGTTGCAAGAGGTGCTGCGTGACGTCCGCATCGCCGTAGGCGACTACGAGGCGATGGGCGAACGCGCCCGCGCGGCCATCGCCGAACTCAAGGCCGGCCGACCCGAGCAGATCGAGCCGAGTGACCACGAAGAGGCGATCGCCTTTCTCGAGTGGCTGGTGCGCGACAATTTCACCTTCCTCGGCTACGACGCCTATACCATCGAGTCCGATGCCGACGGAGACCGGCTGGTCAAGACCGAAGGCAGTGAACTCGGTGTATTCCGCCTGGACCTGCCTCGCTATCAGGAGCGAATCCGCACCGAGCTTGGCATCGAGGGTAATCGCTTCGTGCTGGTGCCCCAACTGCTCTCCTTTGCCAAGAGTTCGCACCATGCCCGAGTGCATCGTCCTACCTATCCGGACTACATTTCGATCGATCGCTACGATGAGCAGGGCCGGGTCATCGGTGAACACCGCTTCCTCGGCCTGTTCACCTCCAGCGTCTACAACGAATCGCCGCGCAACATTCCGCTACTGCGGCACAAGCTCAAGGCGGTGATGGAGATCGCCGGCTTCAACCCCAAGGGACACAACGGCAAGCAGCTGCTGCAAATCCTTGAGGTCTACCCGCGCGACGACCTGTTCCAGATCGATACCCAGGAGCTTGCCGACACGGCACTGGGCATTCTCGACATACGCGAGCGTCGGCGGGTGCGCCTGTTCATCCGCACCGACCGCTCCGGGCGCTTCCACTCCTGCCTGGTGTTCGTGCCGCGCGACGTCTTTTCCACCGACCTGCGCGTGCGCATCCAGAACCTGCTGTGCGAGGAGCTCGACGCCACCTTCGGCGACTTCAATACGTATCTCTCAGAGTCGATACTCGCCCGCATCCAGTTCATCCTGCGCTTCCGCGGCGATGTCCCTCGCGAGGTCAACCTGAAGCGCCTGGAAGCCAAGGTGGCCCAGTTGGCCCGCAGCTGGCGCGACGAGCTGCACGAGGCGCTGGTGGAAGGCTTCGGCGAAGAGCAGGCCAACCGGCTGATGGACCGCTTCCGCGATGCCTTCCCGGCCAGCTATCGTGACGACTTCGGCTCGCGTACCGCGGTATTCGATCTGCAGCACCTGGCCGACCTCGATGCCGGCGAGCCGCTGGCGCTCACCCTCTACCGCCTGGTGGAAGAGGAGGGCAGCGGTGTCAACCTCAAGCTGTTCCAGCGCGACCGCCCCATTCCGCTCTCCGATGTGCTGCCGGTGATGGAAAACCTGGGGCTGCGTGTGATCGGCGAGCGCCCCTACGAGTTCGTCACGCCCGAGATGCGTTACTGGCTGCACGACTTCGACCTCGAACACCATACCGCCACCGAAGTCAGCCTGCAGAAGATGCGCGAGCCCTTCATCGAGGCGTTCAAGCGCATCTGGGCAGGCGAGGCGGAGAACGACGCCTTCAACCGTTTGGTGATCGCCGCCAACCTGGACTGGCGCGAGGTGGCCATGCTGCGCGCCTACGCTCGCTACCTGAAGCAGATTCGCTTCGGCATGTCACAGGATTACATTGCCACCACGTTGACAAGCTACCCGGAGATCACTCAGGAGCTGGTCACCCTGTTCAAGCTGCGCTTCGATCCCGAGCGGCGTCCTGACGAGAGCGAGGTGCAAGCCTGCATCGAACGCATCAACCGTCATCTCGACGGTGTGGCCAGCCTCAACGACGATCAACTGCTGCGCCGCTTCATGGAGCTGATTCGCGCCACCCTTCGCACCAATTACTATCAGCGCACCGTCGACGGCAGGTACAAGGACTACATCGCCTACAAGCTCGATCCCAAGCGGGTTACCGGCATGCCCAAGCCGCGCCCGGTCTTCGAGATCTTCGTCTGCTCGCCGCGCGTCGAGGGTGTCCACTTGCGTGGCGGCAAGGTCGCCCGCGGGGGGCTGCGCTGGTCGGACCGCCAGGAGGACTTCCGCACCGAGGTGCTGGGCCTGGTCAAGGCGCAGCAGGTCAAGAACGCGGTCATCGTGCCGGTGGGGGCCAAGGGAGGCTTCGTCTGCAAGCGCCTGCCAGAAGGAGGCGACCGTGACGCCATCCAGCAGGAGGGCATTGCCTGCTACAAGACCTTCATTCGTGCGCTGCTCGACGTCACCGACAACCTGGTGGGCGGCGATGTGGTGCCACCGAGGGACGTGGTGCGTCACGACGACGACGATGCCTACCTGGTGGTGGCGGCCGACAAGGGCACCGCGACCTTCTCCGACATCGCCAACGAGATCTCAGCCGAGTACGGCCACTGGCTGGGCGACGCCTTCGCCTCCGGCGGGGCCAATGGCTACGATCACAAGAAAATGGGCATCACCGCCCGCGGCGCCTGGGAGTCGGTGAAGCGCCATTTCCGCAACCTCGGCCTGAATACCCAGCAGGAAGAGTTCACCGTGCTCGGTATCGGCGACATGGCCGGCGACGTGTTCGGCAACGGCATGCTGCTCTCCGACAAGATCCGCCTGCTGGGTGCCTTCAATCACCTGCACATCTTCGTCGATCCGCATCCCGATGCGGCTGCGAGCTTTGCCGAGCGACAGCGCATGTTCAACATGCCGCGCTCCAGTTGGGAAGACTTCGACGCGTCGCTGATCTCCGAAGGCGGCGGCGTGTTCAAGCGCAGCGCCAAGTCGATTCCGATCTCACCGCAGATGCAGGAGGTGTTCGGCATCGAGGAGGATCGCCTGTCGCCCAACGATCTGATCCGCGCGATGCTCAAGTCCCAGTTTGACTTGCTGTGGAACGGCGGCATTGGCACCTACGTCAAGGGCAGCCTGGAAACCGATGCCATGGTCGGTGACAAGGCCAACGATGCGCTGCGCATCAACGGCAGCGAGCTCAACTGCCGGGTGGTCGGCGAAGGCGGCAACCTGGGCCTGACCCAGCGCGGCCGCATGGAGGCCGCCGCCAAGGGCGTGTTGGTGAATACCGACTTCATCGACAATGCCGGCGGGGTCAACTGCTCCGACCACGAGGTCAACATCAAGATCCTGATCGACGAGGTGGTCAAGCGTGGTGACATGACGGAGAAGCAGCGCAACCAGCTGCTGGCCGACATGACCGAGGAGGTGGCCGAACTGGTCATCCTCGACAATTACCGCCAGACCCAGGCGTTGGATCTCTCGTCGATTCTTTCGCGCTATGGCATCGGCCCCTACCGGCGCTTCATCGGCGAGCTGGAAGCCGCCGGCCAGCTCGACCGCGAGCTCGAATTCCTGCCCTCCGACGAGGAGCTGCAGGAGCGGGCCAACACCGAGCAGGGCATGACCCATCCGGAACTCTCGGTGCTGATCTCCTACGCCAAGAGCGTGCTCAAGGGCGACGTGCTGGCTTCCGATGTGCCCGACGACCCCTACATTCAGCAATACGTCGAGCGGATCTTCCCGAGCATTCTGGTCGAGCGTTTCCACGATGAGATGTACGCGCACCGCCTCAAGCGCGAGATCGTCACCACGCAGGTGGCCAACGACCTGGTCGATCACATGGGCATCGTCTTCGTGCGTCGCCTCATCGACTCCACCGGGGCCAGCTCTGCCGATGTCGCTCGCGCCTATATCATCGCCCGCGACAGCTTCCAGCTTTCCGATCTGTGGGAGCGGATCGAGGCGCTGGACAACCAGGTGCCAAGCGAGGTCCAGTATTCGATGATGCTCGATCTGATGCGGCTGATCCGGCGTACCACTCGCTGGTTCCTGCGCCAGCGCCTGGGTCTCTCCACGCGCGATGCCATCGAATACTTCGCACCGCGTGTGGCCCAACTGCAGGAAGGCATCGGCGAGCTGCTGCGCGGTGAGGAGCGCAGCCGTTGGGAGCAAAAGCGCGGCGAGCTGCTCGAAGCTGGCGTGCCCGAGGAGCTGGCCGCCACGGTGGCCGCCTCGGGCAGCCTGTATGGCGCGCTCGGTATCATCCAGGCGGCGCGCCAGACCGACGAGAAGCCGCAGCGTGTCGCCGAGGTCTTCTTCGAGATCGGCGACCGACTCGAGCTGCCCTGGATGATCCAGCAGGTGAGTAACCTCGACGTGCGCGACAGCTGGCAGGCCCAGGCCCGCGAGACCTTCCGCGACGACATCGATCGACAGCAATTGGCACTCACCACCAGCGTGCTCAAGACCGAGGATGGACGCGAGCCCGACGAGCGCGTCGACAACTGGCTGTTCATGCATGCCTCGCTGCACGAACGCTGGTGCCGTCTGATCGCCGAGGTACGTGGTGGCAGCCAGGCGACTTTCCCGCTGTTCGCCGTGGCAGTACGCGAACTGGTCGATCTGGCCGAGAGCAACGGCGAGACCTGA
- the rmf gene encoding ribosome modulation factor, whose translation MKRQKRDRFQRAYLHGYKAGISGRSRDDCPSQDVNIREYWMSGWREGRGDQWAGMTGVSGIHKNPMVM comes from the coding sequence ATGAAAAGACAGAAACGTGATCGCTTCCAACGCGCCTATCTCCATGGCTACAAGGCCGGTATCTCCGGGCGCTCCCGCGACGACTGTCCCAGTCAGGATGTCAATATACGTGAATACTGGATGAGTGGTTGGCGTGAAGGCCGAGGAGACCAGTGGGCCGGCATGACCGGCGTCTCCGGGATTCACAAGAACCCGATGGTAATGTAA